A window of Macaca thibetana thibetana isolate TM-01 chromosome 7, ASM2454274v1, whole genome shotgun sequence genomic DNA:
cttgagccaccgcgcccggcggccaTGCAGTTCTTTAAGACTCTGTCTAATCTGTAAGGTTTCTTGAGAGAGAAAGATGATGGCAGAGTGAGTGTTATTAAAGGCAGCAGCCATATGCTTAGCTACGGCCTCTACTTGTAATTTTACATCTATGGCCGCCTCCTGGAGGGTAAAACCACAAGTGTGTCCATTTCTGAAGACAATATCTGGCTTTTATGCTTTCCTGATTGGCAGGGAGAGGATCCAGATGGGACAGGATGTCCTGGTAAGTAAGGGTGCCCCCAGTTGCATCTCCTGGTTCCATTATAAGGTAAGTAAGGCAACCATGAGTGCCGCAGGCCCATAGCCAACCCCAGGTGGAGGGATGGGCCCCAGTATGAACGTGGGCATTATTCTGCTATCCTAGCCAGTTAACTGGAGAGATTGGCTACATTGAGGACGTAACCATCCCATATGGTGGGCTATGGTGTGCTTGACCCGTTACTTGTATTTGTACCGCAGTCAGACATCCCATGCCATCATGTACAGCAAATCCCAAGGTGGGGGTACTGTTAATCTATTCATAGAATAGGTAAATAAGGTGTCTCTGAGTTTCCTTATAGGAGGGGAACCCACTGTGAGAGGTGCTATGATCATAGAAGGGGAATGGGTATGAACTCTTACACCAGGTATAGAAATGGCTCCAACTGCTTAGGTGAGCAGCTTGTATGCACCATGGCAAGCACGCAGTGCAGGAAAGGAGTAGTTCCCACAGACCCAGcagtctgttttattttgaagAGAAGCCACTGTTTGTACCCATTCAGCAAAAAGGTTAGTCTTAGCAAAGATCAAGAATGTACTTCGGATTATAAAATTCATTCAGAACTTCATGTTAACAGAAGAGTGGTATTACTCATCCATATGATTCTTGTATCAGTAACTTCAGATCTTCCTTTGGCTCACATGTCCAAGACAAGCAAGGCTGGTTGTCTGAGGTATCAGGTTGAGGAGGAGCTGCTTTCACCCAAGTGTGATGCATCCATAGCTCCATCCCAGCTAGTCTGACCGAGGAATGAATGTCCAGCAGCATTTCAGGGGATCCCGTCTACTTTTCAGCTAGCTGCTGAGCTGGTCCTCAGTTTTCCCAAGACTGTAGCAGCACCTTGTCTCCTGGGTGGAAAGGGTGAAGGGGCTTATCCGAGCAGTAAGCAGACCTGCAGAGAGCAAGCCGGTGCCCAGTTAGCAATGTTTGTCCTAACTGTTGTATGTATTGCTTCATTGCCGGCTCTTTTAAGAGATCCAAAGGTGGGACTCTTGGCAAGGGGCTCTGGAAAAGTCTCCCATAAACAAGTTCAGAAGGGCTTAATTCAACCCACTTCTGGGTACTACCTGATCTGGACCAAGGCAACAGACAAAACCCTATCCCAGCTAAGATTTGTTTCCTGACAGAGTCCGGCTATTGTCCTCTTTAAAGTAAGGTTCATCTTTTCCGTTTTCCTGTCAACTGTGTGTGCAGGTCCCCACAATAAGTgcaatttccatttgatttatgGTGCCTGACTTACCTTTCAAGTGACATCTGAAATAAAGGATCATTGTCGCTCTGTATGAAACATGAAATTCCCAGTCCAGATCTGggaattatttcctttaataatgGCTTGATTACTTCTGTGGCCCTTTAGACTACTAAGTGGGGTACACCTTGATGCACCCTGAAAGGTGTCCATGAACACCAGGAGGAGTCTGTAATTTCTGCTGGCCGTGGGCATCTGAGTGAAGTCTACCTGCCAGTCCTCAAAAGGGCGTAGTCCTTTGTATCACACCCCTCTAGTGGGAGGATTGCGTTCAGTCTTCCTGTTTTCATTGCATGAGACCCATCCTTGCGTAGTCTTTTGAATAGTCTTCCGGAGGTGTGGCCTCTGAAGATGCTACTGCACTAGGTCAGCGAGAGCCTCTCTCCCATAGTGTGTCCCTTCGTGCAGATGCTTAAAATTGGGTAAACTAAGGCCTcagggagtaatatcatcctgtAAGTGTTAGTTTCCCAGAGAGAATTAGAATCTGTTTTATAAAACCCCAGGCCCTGGTGCATTTTTTATGTTACTCAGTGTAATGAGGTTTGAAGTCTGATAAGTTCAAATGAGATATTAAGGCCTCCAATGTTTTTGCTTCCCAAGCAGCCTGTTTTGCAGTCTTATTGGCTGCCTGATGGCCTTTGgttgtttgcaattttttttttttttaagacagttttactcttgtcacccaggctggagtgcaatggttcgatcttggctcactgcaacctctgcctcccaggttcaagcgattctcctgcctcagcctcctgagtagttgggattacaggcacctgccaccatgcctggataatttttttggtattttttagtagagatggggttttgccatgttagccaggcttgtctcgaattcctgacctcaggtgatccactcacctcagtcttccaaaatactgggattacaggcatgagccacccgcgCCTAGCCGGTTGTTTGCAGATTATCTTTCTGGTGTCTGGGGCAGCACATAACAGAGGTGTGGGCAGGCAAGGCAACTGCTTCTAATAGGGCCAGAATTTCCACTGGGTGCTTAACGTCCTTGTCTCCTGATGTCAAGAGGCCTCTTTCTTCTCAGATGGCTCCATGAGCATGTCCTTTCATGAAGGTGTAGCTGGAATCAGTGTAAATGTTTTCTTGCTTCCCCTGGGACAGTTTAAAGCTCTGGTAAGAGCAATTAACTCAGCCCTTTGTGTGGAGGTACCCGCAGGAAGGGCGTGGGCTTCTATTACCCTGTTGGTGGTCACCATGATGTACCCTGCTCTGTGTTGTCCATCTTCCATGAAACCATGAAACTGCTCCCCTAGTTACAGTTCTCAATCTGGAGCATCCAATGGCTGAACTGACAGGTCCTGCCTGCTAGAATAGACTGCATGAACAATTTCTAAAATGTCATACTCTAACCTGGAATCAGGTTCAGTAGCTGGGAGCAGTGAGGAAGAGTTTAGAGCCATGGAGGTTTGCAAGGTGATATTTGGGTCATCCAAGAGGATGGCTTGGTAGTTGCCCATTCACCCCACAGTGAGCCGATAATCTCCCTTTTGTTCTAGCAAAGTCAACACCTGATGGGGCACAAAGACAGTGACCTGCTGCCCCAGGGTaaacttttctgctttctgtAGGACTTCACAGGTGACTGCCAATGCTTGAAGGCAGGGATCCAACCTTTAATCGTTGGATTCAATTGTTTAGAAAAATAGACTATTGGCTGTGCGGTGTCTCCTGGCATCTGGATTAGCACACCTAGACTGACCTATGCCTTGTTTCTTATAAATGTAGAGTTTGAACGGCCTTTGGGAATCTGGCAGTGCCAACACTGGGGCTGATACTAATTTTTCCTTGGTGATATTAAATCTGTGTTGGCACTTGTCCGTCCAAGGCGGGGGCTCAGAGTCTAATCCCTTTAGAGTTTCATGAAGGGGCTTAGTCATCAGTCCAAAACTAGGACTCCAAATCCAACAGAAGTCAGCCATGCCTAAGAATCCTTGCAGTTGTCTACTATTTTCAGGAGTTTTAGTGACTCCTCTTGCCTTTCTTTAACCTGAATCTGAGATAAGTTTACTTTTTGTTTACAGATTTGTAAACAGACACTTTGTATCCACCCTGGGCCAGGTGGTTTAGAACTAGGATGGTGTTAGACAAACATTTTTCCTGCTTGAAGCTATCTATAAGTGAGTCATCTACATCGTATAGCAGGACTCCATcaagttttgttttaagatggagtctcactctgtcccaggctggagtgcagtggcgcaatctcggctcaccgcaacctctgcctcgtggattcaagcgattttcttgtctcagcctcccaagtagctgggattacaggcacacaccaccactcccggcttatttttgtatttttagtagagacgggtttcaccatgttggccaggctggtcttgaactcctgacttcgagtgatctacctgccttggcctcctaaagtgctgggattacaggtgtgaggcaccatgcctggtcattcttgttgttttttgagatagggtcttgctctgtcacccaggctggagtacagtggtgtgatcatgggtcactgcagcttcaaactcctgggctcacatgatcctcccatcccatctcccaagtagttgggactacaggcatgttccaccatgccaggctaattttttgttgttgttttgagacagagtttcactcttgttgcccaggctggagtgtaatggcacaatctcggctcactgcaacctctgcctcccaggttcaagtgattctcctgcctgagcctcccaagtagctgggattacaaacatgtgccaccacacccagctaatttttagtagagacggggtttctccatattggtcaggctggtctcgaactcccaacctcaggtgattttcctgccttggcctcccaaagtgctgggattacaggcatgagccaccgctcctggcccaaggctaatttttaaattatttgtagagatagggtctcactgtgttgtccagtcaggtcttgaactcctgggctcaagcaatcctagtgcttcagcctcccgaagtgctgggattataggcataaactgCTATGGCCATCAAGGAAGGTCACTTTGGTCTTTAGGTCATGCGATTCAAAAGTAAACAATTGTTGGGATGCAGAAAAATGCATCCTTTACATCCAACGCTGAAAACCATCTGTAGTTTCCAGGTATAGCAGTAAAATATATGGGTTAGGTACCGTTGGATGAATATCCTGGACTATTTCATTAATAGCTCTCAGGTCTTAAATCGATATTCATTGGAATGTGGCTTTCCTACAGGCAGGATGGGAGTGTTATATAGGAACCTATAAGGACAGGCCAGTccatttttcagaaatttttgtAAGATAGATTTTATCTCTTCTGAGGCTTCCTTTTTTAATGGGTAATGTTTTTTCCAGGGCACTCCAGCCCCCTCTTTTATCTCCATGTGCCCTGGCTGCATGTTTCTTGCTTTTCCTGAGACCCCCATCTGCCCAAATGCAATTATTCACTCTTTTGCAGACTTCTGGGgaaagcttttcctttttcatctcagGGTGAGTGGGTATCATCTATAGTCACAGTGCCTGTTCTGGTGGGACCTGCAGGTGTAGTTGCTGTTTTTCTAGGGAAAAAGTTACTTGAGCACTTAATTTGCATAGTATGTCTTGTCCTAGCAGGAGAATCAGCCATTCTGGCATATAGAGAAGGCTGTGCCTTAGTTCCAAGTTTTCCAGTTTGCATTCTGAAGGTTGTAAGAAAGCCTTTTGTTGCACTCCTTGTGCAACCCCTGCCACAGGCACAGTCATTTCGGTGCTCTTTGCCTCTAGGGTGTTAGGAACTGAGTAGGTCACTCCCTTTTTGACAATAAATTAATTAGTTTGTTCCCCACTGTCAACTGTACCCACGGTTTCTGTGAGGAAATTCCTCATTCTCTATCAGAGCTGTAGTCCTGGTTCCACCATCTGCTGGTGGGTCTTTTCCTTCGTACTTTCCCCCTTTTTGTGGTCCTTGGCTCCCTTCATTTTGGGGCAGTTAACCTTCCAGTGGCCCTCTTCCTTATGATAGGTGCGCTGGTTGTGGCCCAAAGGCTTACCCTGACTTTTCTGGCATGGAGCTTTCTCTGCTTGTTCCACATATATAGTGcctgacttttatttctttgccatTGTACGCTGTGAAAGCAATGTCAACTAGCTGAGAAGGGGTAATTCCAGTGcagcctcttttcttctctgctgaATGAAAGTCAGGGGCACTCTGCTGAATGAAAGTCATATGTACCAACTTCGAATTCTCAGGGTCTTCTGGTTTTGTATCAGTATATCGGCAGAAAGGTTGGTAAATGCATTCTAAGAGTTCAGAGGGGTCCTTATCTGCCTTTTGAATGACTGGCTGAACTTTATTTAAGCTCTTTTGTTTTGGCGCCCCCTCCTGATTCTGACGCCCCCTCCTGATTCTGCCCTGAATGCATGTTTGGTAGTGTTCCAGATGGGTCATGTCCCCATCTCAGCTGGGGTCCCAATTAGGGTTTGTACCTGGAATTGCTCCTGCAGGATCGGGGATATTGTTTGTCTCATGGAGGTGATGGGCCTCTTCATTTGCCTTCTCTATTGCTAGCCTTCTTTCATCTGTGGTCAGAAGCATAATAAAAAAGACCAAACATCTGCCCAGGGAGGCTGGTGGCTAGCAAAGATGGATTCAAAGGGATTAGTCATTTTCTGGGGGTCTTCTCCATAAGGTGGTTTGGAGCTTTTCCAATTTAGCAAGTTGGATGTTGAAAATAGGCTGTAAGTCCAGTAATGTCCGACAGATTGCGCTTCTATGTGTGAACCACCCACAGGCATCTGACTAAGTGGGAATTGCCCTGCTCCAGGCACAGTATTGCCCTGTCCAAATAGAATGCCCTGTTGGGTCTTGGAGGGACAGACCATTCCAACTCCCTCATCATATTGAGGTGGGGCAGTAGCCCCTTCCTCCAAATTTGGAGCGTCATGTGGTGATGGTGAGGCAGCCAAGCAGCAGTGGAGAAGGTGGTGCAgcagccatggtggcaggagctGCTGGGGCAGCTGGGTTTAAAGCATGTAAAAGAAATCTTTATCCCTTTGATGAAGGGGCCAGGTTGTattacaaaagtatttttttcttttaatggattCTTAGGCAATGGATGCCCAATTTTGTGAAATGCAGCCTAACAGCCTGCCTGAGAGGACAAAATCAGCATTTTTCACATCAACCAAGATAAAACTacaattaacatacaaaaaagaTGCAAACACCAGTTGTTCCACTCAATGTCTGAGTGCCTTTGATCCACTCCATCGGGGGAGGGATGACCTCTAGCCAGCAATGTAGTGAATGGCCACTGGTGAGGAAGAGGGAACAAATGGCCACCCTGAGCTAGGCCACCAAGATGCTGCATTGAAGCCCAAGTTCTAGCCATCCCTTTGAGTTACTCTCTGAGTTTCTCCTATGTGTATATGAGATATGCATGTTACcacatttctatttgtttttctcttgttaatctgacTTTTCTTATGAGGCCCCTGCTAAGATCCTAAAAGGGtagaagtaaaatttttttcctctcctacACTATATTTTGAAGAGCATTtatcaaataggaaaaaatggcattttttttccccatatgtaAATTGATCATTGATGAAGAGCTACTGGTTTAATACTAGCCTCTTCTGAGTTTGGTTGGTAGAGATTGTCATCCCCAGGTGTCTGCTCCTCCCCAGGTGCACTCAAAAGTTGCAAAGTTGAGGAACTGCCTTTGGAACATGATGACCAATCTAGATACACAGACTACTCATTGAGACCAGAGTTACAGGAAAGTGTGCAGTCACCTCATGAATAATGTTGATACTTCAGTCTTTTCCCTGATTGTTTCAAGGCCAGAGCCCTATGTCTCTGCGAAGCAAACATGTTTATTATCAGACAAAATCATTTGTGCTAATGTCTTCTACTTGATGTGTCATCCTTAGGAAATGTAATGCCTTAGCCCATTTAACATGCACTGACTTTCTTAGAAACATTCTTAAGGAATTAAGTCTAACAGAGACATCTGTAAGTGTGTGGTTGATGGAGGAGGTGTTCTTTTTCATCCTGGGTGTGTACAGCTTTTATATAGATGACAGTCTACTCTATTTTTGTATGAGAAATTCCCACCCCTAGGGTCAGGGACAGCAGATGATTGATGGGTACTTACAATGATTGTTTATCAAAATCGAAATTAAAGTACAAAACCAGTGGGTGAGATGGGAAAGGAAACAATTTTCACTGAGTACCTATTATAAGCCAGAAACCATGCCACGTGTTTTATACCCAGTCAGCTCTGCCTATACCCAGAAATCTGAGTGGAACTAAGCGTGTCACATCATTAAAATCTACAATTTCAAATCTAAGTTGTTGGAACTCTAAATTATTGGGAACCTTAAAAGAATGTAATTATGGTGCTTGAGTCATGTGCCAGGCAGCTGTAACTAAGGCAAGTGTATCTTGGTTTCTCTAGAGATTAAGCCTCGTTCTTACCTGCAtttgtgaaatgttttaaatggctGAAGGGGCCCAGGGAAGACTCATCCCCTCTCAACTGCTGATGTTCATTATGGATTaacttccctcttccctttctcaTGCAAAGACTTCATCGCTTTCacattgtctttttgttttgttgttgttgttttgtttttgtttgtttgttttcgcgACAGGGtatggctttgtcacccagactggagtgcagtagcacaatctcggctcactgcagctctgtcttctgggctcaagccgtcctcccacctcggccttctcagtagctgggactagagggacatgccaccatgtctggctaatttttgcttttcttttgtagagacggagtttcaccatgttgtccaggctggtctcaaatccctgagctcaagcgatccgacGACTTCAGTCTCCCAGTTTCACATTGTCTTAAGATGGAATGTTAAATACACTCTTTTGAGTTGGAAAGGATTGAAAAACGACTATAAATAGAACAAGTCATGTGGTGGGGGCACAGAAGTGTAACCAATTAATTTGTTGTAACTCTTGAACCAGTCTGGTATAGAAAATGCAATTCTCtctcacttctttctctttttcctacaTAAAAAAGAACTTAACTTTTAACTTTGGAGTACTGACCCTATTTCTCTGGAGTCTGTGTGCCACAGAATGTCCATTCCCAGCCTTTCACTTTagtaaatacttttttattttttttgagacggagtcttgctctgttgcccaggctagagtgcagtagcgcagtctcggctcactgcaacctctgcctcccaggttcaagagagtctcctgcctcagtctcccatgctagaactacaggcatgcgccaccaagcgtgcaaatttttgtacttttagtagagacagggccttaccatgttggccaggctggtctcgatctcctgacctcgggtgatctacctgtcttgacctcccaaagtgctgaaattagaggcatgagtcacagtgcccagcccgCTCTTAAAACTGGATTTTGACCTTTTTGATTATTTCAAATTGATACCATGATGAGTGCTTACATCACTACTTGTCTCCAGTTTAGCACACAATCATTTATATCCATatgatatacataaatatatcacATACATTAGACCCAGATACATAAAGTGCACCCTAAACCCCTTGCACAGCCATAGGCAAAAATAGCCTAGATCACCCATACCCACACCAATCACACAATACATACTCtgcacacataatatatataagtGTCGCATATattagaataatatattttatttaagaaaaagaaggttGTTCAGCTTGGGTAGGTATAAAGAGAGTCAATATCAGGAAAAATCTTAGGTTAGTCAAGGATAGATGCCATAGGAGCTGAATCTTGGAAAAAATGTGGGTGTAAATTAGGCAAATTAGGACAAAATTGTATTACAGATACAGACACCACACCAAGATTTGGTATCAAGAAATCGCGAGGTACATAAACTCTAAGTACTTGGAAAACACTGACACATAAATGTAAGTGGGGAGTGGCTGGGGCTATTGATGGAGGCAGGGCCCACCACTTTGGAAGCACTGAATACTCTACCAATATCTGAGGATGTGCATAGACTTTCTAGTTGTTGATAGGTTCTATAATCTTCAGGTCTTCTATGTTATCAACATATCCATCTATGCCACAGTGGAATTCAATGTAGCTGAAGCTTCTGCTCTCTATGTACCTCCTGTTGTACTTCTCCCAGTGACACTCGAGTACTTTAAGGGCACCTGGGGCCCATACATATGCATTTCTATATCGGTTGCTCCCCTTCTCATCGATGCATGTACGCTGAATTTTGAACCATAAGCTATAGATGAATATATGAGACCTTTTGCCTTTCAgagcttctttttctctcatgAGGACATCACATTTGTACCCTTTGAATTCTCTACTTGGACTTAAGTAATGAAGTTTTATGAATTCTCTCCAGTAAACGTCTTTACTGTATACACACAGCCTGCAAAGGATGTAAAGCAGGGCCAAGAGCATGCCCCAGATCTTTAGAGAGGATGTCATCTCAGTCACCAGGGCCACCTGCGTGTctacagggaagagaaagaaaaacattatccTGACAATACTCAGAGAACTGAGCTCCACCTTAAAATTCCTTTCCCTGCCAAGCAGGCACTTGGGCACATATTATATTGTTATTTGTTTCCCTATTAGAAGATGATGATTCTCATTAAAGAATACAGTTTctggaccgggcgcagtggctcacacctgtaatccctgcagtttgggaggccgaggcgggtggatcacctgaggtcaggagttcgagaaacaccctggccaacatggtgaaactccatctctactaaaaatacaaaaagtaactgggcgtagtggctgtagtcccagctactcgagaggctgaggcaggagaatcgcttgaacccgggagacagaggttgcagtgaggtgagattgcgcctctgcactccagcctgggcaacagagcaaaactccatcttaaaaaaaaaaaaaagaatacagcttTCTAAGAACTAAAAATATGCTTTAGCGTGTGAGAGCCAaacacaaatttgaaaaatatagatcATGTACCTTTTGAGAATTTCAAATATCTCCTGTCTACCCTGTCTTCTATCCAATTTGAGGAGCCAATCACTATCTAGCTCTCTTTTACCAAATAAACTATCAGGAGATCATGTGTCCaatagaaaaatgacattttaagctTTTTGTCTGCAAAGTGGAAAAGATTGTTGCATTTTAAGGGAATGTAGAAGATGAgtaactacttgggaggtggtTCCTAGGCAGAAGGCATTGGTTCTGGAAACCACAGCCCAGGTTGCACTTCTCTGAAAAATGATGTTTTTCCAACCTTGGCTTCCTTATAACACTTTCCCCAAAGCCTGGGTGAAACATGTGATCATTATTCACTATCCACATCCCTTCTCAGAGGCCATTTCCCTAATTATTGCTATTACAAATGATCTTCATTTGTTAGAGCTTATCGGCAATGCCATCATAAAAGGACATCAGTTTAGAACAGTTGCTGTAATCAATCAGGCACCAAGACTAAAACAGTCCCCCGCAGAGCTACTGTGGTCACAGCATAGGATGTATGGTCATTTGAAAAAGTTATCTCTTTACCAACTCTCTGCCCTCATTTCCCATGAGGAGTATTCCTGACCCTACTGAACCTCTAGCCTGATTCACAGCTCTGAGTATCGGTGTCCTCAGATAGGCCTAATAACAGCTCCCTACAGACCTGCGAGAGTCTAATGAGATGCAAGCATGTGAGAGCACTTCTAACCATGTCAAATGCCCACATCAGACACAGGGTTCCGCATCCACGGA
This region includes:
- the EDDM3A gene encoding epididymal secretory protein E3-alpha, with the protein product MTSSLKIWGMLLALLYILCRLCVYSKDVYWREFIKLHYLSPSREFKGYKCDVLMREKEALKGKRSHIFIYSLWFKIQRTCIDEKGSNRYRNAYVWAPGALKVLECHWEKYNRRYIESRSFSYIEFHCGIDGYVDNIEDLKIIEPINN